One Fontisphaera persica DNA window includes the following coding sequences:
- a CDS encoding beta strand repeat-containing protein — MGELSAWGGAPELVVSNNVVRMPVGAVGVLQGLQVQTVLEGRVVTMVSNVVEGMGHGDVGLYGLNVAWGTAVVVRGGEVSGVSGAGVRLATHDGLWGDGDVRVVVEGLAVRDVVGGRGVEVLSSNVDPTKSAEVVLQGGVVVSNAAVGVYVSGAGAEVDFAGLSAAHLQDVGSYIELASNGFTVPTNDVLAVEVLFDGVKGDAMTATQLFATEDKILHKVDDVNRGLVVWKDLHTFVTPAVGDIQNGVDAAPSEQNLNIAGGTYSGNVSITDILNVSIATTGATAQVVQNGDFELNSFASWVIEINGTTPGTDFDQLVVNGAVDLNSADLDATVTVSIPPATELIIIDNDGVDAVTGTFAGLPNNALITIDGQDFIVRYNAGDGNDVALRRAVPNVAPTLTNKVVVLNPQPEDSPLPVGAVGTPITTLVSLVGSGGIENVIDPDVGAVTGIAVIGADTTYGSWYYTIDGGATWSPLGAVSGTSARLLAANASTRVYFVGNPDWNGTLPTALTFRAWDQTSGVNGQGGVDTSYNGLDSAFSTDTDTAALTVWEVNDAPVPATDTAGPVLEDTPLIFPAGPLTGNDAAGPPTALAHDESGQTLTVVGVLPTTLYGGTASYFSGNITYTPPPNFNGNDILYYQVQDNGTSNGSPDPQTAVGMVTITVTPDPVDDLRPYFFYAATNFPAGLGPHSIAVADYDGDFILDLAVANYKSNTVSILQGNGAGHFTLLSVANVGTNPAAVVTADFNNDTLPDLAVANDTSNSVTILRNLGGANFTATHYAVGSNAFHLAAGLFNGDVSPDLAVVSYLENKVQILTNYGDGTFAAPVDYAVQSGPVFVAAGLLNGDTYVDLAVVNYLSNSVSILTGNGMGAFTLATNITVGANPTALALADIDNDGDLDLVVANEGDDTIRTLFNNGTGNFLTGANYLVGDQPAAVLVEDLNTDGKRDVVVANAGSDSVWVLVGNGLGAFTNYYVEAATAFGVGDEPVALALGLFNNDIDVDIAVANFSSDNVSILLNSTRLKGFNQSVVVPEDHPGFPITLTGWGNPISFVIVVPPSNGTVGGGPLPNLTYTPFPAYSGPDQIGFVVTDGYGHTSTVAYVNITVSDVNDPPTFDITTNLIVVAEDSPLLTFYGFAYNISVGPPNEAGQIYRFITSNNNNGLFISQPTVRSSGNLDFRPAPNAHGTALVTVWMQDNGGTNNGGWDISAPKLFTIQVTNVNDAPVVFPASVVSQRVPEDTIAVFTLGLFDLESPANTLTLTVTSTNHALLPPVPPHVTYTFDHTGTNMLISCLPVTNIHGKTVLTLTVTDGTNSTSRTTTLQVDPVNDPPSFSIISNVINWTGTAGTFTSTNFITSWSVGPPNESTQTPYWWIVNTNTALFTSQPFINNTTKAFSFKPKTGVTGSVTLDLYMRDNGGGAVTNYQYGPLQLIINITP; from the coding sequence ATGGGTGAACTATCGGCGTGGGGGGGGGCGCCGGAGCTGGTGGTGAGCAACAATGTGGTGCGGATGCCGGTGGGGGCGGTGGGGGTGTTGCAGGGGTTGCAGGTGCAGACGGTGCTGGAGGGGCGGGTGGTGACGATGGTGAGCAACGTGGTGGAGGGGATGGGCCATGGGGATGTGGGTTTGTATGGGTTGAATGTGGCGTGGGGGACGGCGGTGGTGGTGCGAGGGGGTGAGGTGAGTGGGGTGAGTGGGGCTGGGGTGCGGTTGGCGACGCATGATGGGTTGTGGGGGGATGGGGATGTGCGGGTGGTGGTGGAGGGTTTGGCGGTGCGGGATGTGGTGGGGGGCCGTGGGGTGGAGGTGTTGTCGTCGAATGTGGATCCGACGAAGTCGGCGGAGGTGGTGTTGCAGGGGGGAGTGGTGGTGAGCAATGCGGCGGTGGGGGTTTATGTGAGCGGGGCCGGGGCGGAGGTGGATTTTGCGGGGTTGAGTGCGGCGCATTTGCAGGATGTGGGCAGTTACATTGAACTGGCCAGCAACGGATTTACCGTGCCAACCAATGATGTCTTGGCGGTGGAGGTGCTGTTTGATGGGGTCAAAGGGGATGCCATGACAGCTACCCAACTGTTCGCCACGGAAGATAAAATCCTTCACAAGGTGGATGATGTGAATCGTGGGCTGGTGGTATGGAAGGATTTGCACACCTTTGTGACGCCGGCCGTGGGTGACATTCAAAACGGCGTGGACGCCGCGCCTTCGGAGCAGAACCTCAATATCGCGGGAGGCACTTATAGCGGGAATGTCAGCATCACGGACATACTGAACGTTTCCATTGCTACCACCGGTGCCACGGCTCAAGTGGTCCAGAATGGCGATTTTGAACTTAACTCGTTTGCCTCATGGGTCATTGAAATTAATGGAACCACGCCAGGCACAGACTTTGATCAACTGGTGGTAAACGGCGCTGTAGATTTGAACAGTGCCGATTTAGATGCCACTGTGACGGTGTCCATTCCGCCGGCTACGGAGCTGATTATCATAGATAATGATGGTGTGGACGCCGTAACGGGAACTTTCGCTGGTCTGCCGAACAACGCCCTCATAACGATTGATGGTCAGGATTTCATCGTGCGTTACAATGCGGGTGATGGCAATGATGTGGCGTTGCGGCGGGCGGTTCCCAATGTGGCTCCCACTTTAACCAATAAAGTTGTCGTCCTGAATCCGCAGCCGGAGGACAGCCCGCTGCCTGTGGGCGCAGTGGGCACACCGATAACCACGCTGGTGAGCCTTGTGGGTTCTGGCGGGATTGAGAACGTCATTGACCCTGATGTGGGGGCGGTCACTGGCATTGCGGTCATAGGCGCGGACACCACTTATGGCTCTTGGTATTACACCATTGATGGTGGTGCCACGTGGAGTCCTTTGGGGGCGGTAAGCGGTACGTCAGCCCGGTTGCTGGCTGCCAATGCTTCCACGCGCGTTTACTTTGTTGGCAATCCGGATTGGAATGGAACATTGCCAACAGCGCTAACCTTCCGTGCGTGGGATCAGACCTCTGGTGTCAACGGTCAGGGAGGGGTGGATACCTCATACAACGGTCTGGACTCGGCTTTCTCCACGGATACGGATACCGCGGCTTTGACGGTGTGGGAAGTCAACGATGCGCCAGTGCCGGCAACCGATACTGCCGGGCCGGTTTTGGAAGACACGCCTTTGATATTCCCGGCCGGGCCCTTGACCGGCAATGACGCGGCCGGCCCACCGACGGCCTTGGCTCATGATGAGTCAGGCCAGACCTTGACGGTAGTGGGGGTATTGCCCACCACCTTATACGGCGGCACAGCGTCCTACTTCAGCGGCAACATCACTTACACGCCGCCGCCAAACTTCAACGGTAATGACATTCTTTACTATCAGGTGCAGGACAATGGCACCAGCAATGGCTCGCCGGATCCGCAGACGGCGGTTGGGATGGTGACCATCACGGTGACCCCTGACCCGGTGGATGACTTGCGTCCTTACTTCTTCTACGCGGCGACCAACTTCCCGGCGGGCCTTGGGCCTCACAGCATTGCGGTGGCCGACTATGACGGGGACTTTATCCTGGATTTGGCCGTGGCCAATTACAAGAGCAACACCGTCTCCATTCTTCAGGGCAATGGGGCAGGACATTTTACCCTGTTGAGTGTGGCGAATGTCGGAACGAATCCTGCCGCGGTGGTGACGGCTGATTTCAATAATGATACGCTGCCCGACTTGGCAGTGGCCAATGACACCTCCAATAGTGTGACCATCTTGAGAAACCTCGGTGGGGCCAATTTCACGGCGACACATTATGCGGTTGGCTCCAACGCCTTCCATTTGGCGGCGGGGTTGTTCAACGGCGATGTATCACCGGACTTGGCGGTGGTGAGCTACTTGGAAAACAAAGTGCAAATTTTGACAAACTATGGAGACGGCACATTTGCTGCGCCGGTGGATTATGCCGTGCAGAGCGGGCCGGTGTTCGTGGCGGCCGGCCTGCTGAATGGGGACACTTATGTGGATTTGGCAGTGGTGAATTATCTAAGCAATTCGGTAAGCATATTGACCGGCAACGGCATGGGGGCATTTACGTTGGCCACGAACATAACTGTAGGGGCCAATCCAACCGCCCTGGCTTTGGCGGACATTGATAATGATGGTGACCTGGACTTGGTGGTTGCGAACGAGGGCGATGATACGATTCGCACGCTCTTTAATAACGGCACAGGCAATTTCCTGACGGGCGCTAACTACCTGGTGGGTGACCAACCGGCTGCCGTGCTGGTTGAGGATTTGAATACGGACGGCAAACGTGATGTGGTGGTGGCCAATGCTGGCAGTGACTCTGTATGGGTGTTGGTGGGCAACGGATTGGGCGCTTTTACCAATTACTACGTAGAGGCCGCCACAGCCTTTGGAGTTGGTGACGAGCCCGTGGCATTGGCGCTGGGACTGTTCAATAATGACATTGATGTGGACATCGCAGTAGCCAACTTCAGCAGTGATAATGTCAGCATACTCCTCAACTCCACCCGGTTGAAGGGCTTTAACCAGTCGGTGGTGGTGCCAGAGGATCATCCGGGATTCCCCATTACATTAACTGGCTGGGGCAATCCCATTTCCTTTGTCATCGTGGTTCCACCTTCCAACGGCACCGTTGGCGGCGGGCCGCTGCCCAACCTGACTTATACGCCATTCCCGGCGTATAGTGGGCCGGATCAAATTGGGTTTGTGGTGACCGATGGTTATGGGCACACCTCCACGGTGGCCTACGTCAACATCACGGTGTCAGATGTGAATGACCCGCCGACGTTTGACATCACCACCAACCTGATTGTGGTGGCGGAGGATTCGCCGCTGCTGACGTTCTATGGGTTTGCATACAATATCTCCGTGGGGCCGCCCAATGAAGCAGGGCAGATTTATCGCTTCATCACCAGCAACAATAATAACGGTCTGTTCATCAGTCAGCCCACCGTTCGTTCCAGCGGCAATTTAGACTTCCGTCCGGCGCCCAATGCGCACGGCACAGCCTTGGTCACGGTTTGGATGCAGGATAATGGAGGCACCAACAATGGCGGCTGGGACATTTCAGCCCCCAAACTCTTCACGATCCAGGTGACCAATGTGAACGATGCGCCGGTGGTATTCCCGGCGTCGGTGGTCAGCCAACGCGTGCCGGAGGATACCATTGCGGTCTTCACGCTGGGGCTGTTTGATTTGGAATCCCCGGCGAATACCTTGACGTTGACTGTTACTTCCACCAATCATGCGCTGTTGCCGCCGGTGCCGCCGCATGTGACCTACACCTTTGACCATACGGGCACCAACATGCTCATTTCCTGCCTGCCGGTCACCAATATTCACGGCAAGACGGTCTTGACGCTCACCGTTACTGATGGAACCAACTCGACCTCGCGGACCACCACCTTGCAGGTGGATCCGGTAAACGATCCTCCGAGCTTCAGCATCATCAGCAACGTGATCAACTGGACGGGCACGGCGGGGACGTTCACGAGCACCAACTTTATTACCTCCTGGAGCGTGGGGCCGCCGAATGAAAGCACGCAGACGCCGTACTGGTGGATTGTGAATACGAACACGGCCCTGTTCACTTCCCAGCCGTTCATCAACAACACCACCAAGGCCTTCAGCTTTAAGCCCAAGACTGGCGTAACTGGCAGCGTGACGCTTGACCTTTACATGAGGGATAACGGCGGTGGCGCCGTGACCAATTACCAGTATGGCCCGCTGCAATTGATTATCAACATCACGCCATAA
- a CDS encoding bifunctional heptose 7-phosphate kinase/heptose 1-phosphate adenyltransferase: MNIDRFQSLAVRYRQLRFAVVGDFCLDRYLEIDPRLQEFSLETGLPVHNVVNVRAEPGGAGTILNNLCALGATVYPIGFYGVDGEGFELRRALARRVGVQLDFLIETASRRTFTYCKPLVVEPGQPPRELNRLDSKNWSATPFELRKKLADAVLHVGQSVDGLVVLEQTDMADTGVVTPEVLRAVAELQRARPALPIIADSRRGLRGYPPVIFKMNRREFLALIGAPENTDLTDCLPMAAAFARETGRPVFVTLAEQGMLGASPEGSFHHQPALPVRGPIDIVGAGDAVTANLLCALAAGATLAEAMEIAAAAASVVIHKLGVTGTATPQEIQPLLEVA, from the coding sequence GTGAATATTGATCGTTTTCAATCCCTGGCCGTCCGCTACCGGCAGCTCCGCTTCGCCGTGGTGGGAGATTTTTGTCTGGACCGCTACCTCGAAATTGACCCACGTCTCCAGGAGTTTTCGCTGGAAACGGGTCTGCCCGTTCACAATGTCGTCAATGTACGCGCCGAACCTGGCGGAGCGGGGACTATTCTAAATAATCTCTGCGCCCTGGGGGCCACGGTTTATCCCATTGGTTTTTATGGAGTGGACGGCGAGGGATTTGAATTACGCCGTGCACTGGCCCGGCGGGTTGGAGTTCAATTGGATTTTCTCATCGAAACCGCCAGCCGCCGCACCTTTACTTATTGCAAGCCACTGGTCGTCGAACCAGGACAACCTCCCCGGGAATTGAACCGGCTGGACAGTAAGAACTGGTCGGCCACTCCTTTCGAGCTGAGAAAAAAACTAGCCGATGCCGTCCTGCACGTGGGTCAGAGTGTAGATGGGCTCGTGGTCTTGGAACAAACGGACATGGCCGATACCGGCGTGGTTACCCCGGAGGTGCTGCGAGCCGTGGCAGAATTGCAGCGAGCAAGACCAGCCTTGCCCATCATTGCAGACAGCCGCCGGGGGCTGCGTGGCTATCCCCCCGTCATCTTCAAAATGAATCGGCGGGAATTTCTGGCACTAATCGGGGCGCCCGAAAATACCGACCTGACTGATTGCCTGCCAATGGCGGCAGCTTTTGCCCGGGAAACCGGTCGTCCGGTCTTTGTAACTCTGGCCGAACAAGGCATGTTGGGTGCGTCGCCGGAGGGCAGTTTTCATCATCAACCGGCCCTGCCGGTACGCGGCCCCATTGACATTGTGGGTGCTGGCGATGCCGTCACCGCCAATCTGTTATGCGCCCTGGCTGCCGGCGCCACTCTGGCCGAAGCGATGGAAATTGCGGCTGCGGCGGCCTCTGTGGTCATCCATAAATTGGGCGTCACGGGCACGGCCACCCCTCAGGAAATTCAGCCTTTGTTGGAAGTTGCATGA
- a CDS encoding FAD:protein FMN transferase produces the protein MNSMLPLPRRRFLGQSAAFLTGIPLLFGACATRPRPAALQRYELEKPQMGVPFRLICYAKDQTLAEEAALAAMARVARLNSLLSDYEEDSELSQLNRTAGTGRAVKVSPELWTVLWEAQRMSRLSEGAFDITAGPYISLWRRARRIHRLPEPEKLAEARRAVGYAKLLLNPNNRSATLMVPRMKLDLGGLAKGYAADEALKVFHRYGINRALVAASGDTSTADAPPEQKGWRVEIGRHPDAPADERPTRLLLQRQSVATSGDAFQAVVLEGRRYSHIVNPFTGLGLTDQSQVTVIARKGITADALATAISVLGPRRGLELAERLGAGLLFQRKSGDGVERIVSRKFSRFVIQ, from the coding sequence ATGAACTCGATGCTCCCACTGCCACGCCGCCGTTTTCTTGGTCAGAGTGCCGCCTTTCTTACTGGGATTCCCCTGCTCTTCGGAGCCTGCGCCACCCGCCCCAGGCCCGCGGCGTTGCAGCGTTATGAATTGGAAAAACCGCAAATGGGCGTCCCTTTCCGCCTGATCTGTTACGCCAAAGACCAGACCCTCGCCGAAGAAGCAGCACTCGCCGCAATGGCTCGCGTCGCCCGCCTCAACTCGCTGCTAAGTGATTACGAGGAAGACAGCGAATTAAGCCAGCTTAACCGCACTGCTGGCACCGGCCGCGCCGTCAAAGTCAGTCCAGAGTTGTGGACTGTCTTGTGGGAAGCACAACGAATGTCCCGCCTGAGCGAGGGCGCTTTTGATATCACCGCGGGACCCTACATCAGCTTGTGGCGGCGGGCACGCCGGATTCACCGGCTTCCTGAGCCGGAAAAACTCGCGGAGGCGCGCAGAGCGGTGGGCTATGCGAAATTGTTGCTGAACCCCAATAATCGCTCCGCAACTCTCATGGTTCCCAGGATGAAACTCGACCTTGGTGGTCTGGCCAAGGGCTATGCCGCCGATGAAGCCCTCAAGGTTTTTCACCGTTACGGCATCAACCGTGCCTTGGTGGCCGCCAGCGGCGACACCTCCACAGCAGATGCTCCACCAGAGCAAAAGGGGTGGCGGGTGGAAATTGGGCGCCACCCTGATGCCCCGGCGGACGAGCGCCCCACGCGCTTGCTGCTCCAGCGCCAATCGGTGGCCACTTCCGGCGATGCTTTTCAAGCTGTCGTGCTGGAAGGCCGCCGCTATTCCCATATCGTCAACCCTTTTACCGGCCTTGGTCTGACCGACCAAAGCCAGGTGACGGTCATTGCCCGGAAGGGCATCACCGCCGATGCCCTCGCCACCGCCATTAGTGTTTTAGGGCCGCGTCGTGGATTGGAATTGGCGGAACGTCTTGGCGCCGGGCTTTTGTTTCAACGCAAGAGCGGGGATGGCGTCGAGCGCATTGTTTCCCGCAAATTTTCCCGGTTTGTCATCCAATAA
- a CDS encoding PAS domain-containing hybrid sensor histidine kinase/response regulator — MSATFTLSLSSVNTAPSAHQLCQDAMEVLDSAVIIINSSGRILRANRTWHLLLNKLGWTPQVNGDTEDYFAYLRKATGPAASLWQRQIAAVFDNPITEGRIELHWQGVSTACWLWMSARGFSSEGQVYVVISHLDVTARKTAEESHRNFVALYHSLVDHLPVHLYRKDVQGRFTFANQRFCHDLGRSLEEVVGKTDADLFPPAEAGRKTAEDRVVMTRQTTIEATEETTCADGQRRVFHCIKTPVCDAHGEVIGIQGLQWDVTDQKRAEERIRAQAELLDLAQEAILVRDLQGRIQFWNKGAERIYGWNAQEAVGRSASELFASHSDEFHQRLEELWRHGQWQGELRHLTKDRREVIVASRWSLVRDAAGQPKAILVIDADITDKKQLEAQFLRAQRLDGVGQLASGIAHDLNNILSPILMGTSILKDTVPEGESRSLLEIMEASARRGAGIVNQILTFTRGIQGEKLAVQTRHLFKEVENILRETFPKTIVTRVNTPRDLHLVNGNPTQLHQVLINLCVNARDAMPHGGQLSLSAANVDLTREQAASHPEARAGHYVRWTVEDTGTGIPPEIIGHIFDPFFTTKEPGKGTGLGLSTVLGIVRNHQGFIHVHSEVGKGSRFDVYLPAAQQSDAPLPVPPPLPPPGKGELVVFVDDEANVRELASTFLTRLGYRVLTAQDGTEALDLFRELQSPVHLVITDLIMPKMDGLALVQALKSMHPTLPILVCTGYGEEKLTRELCGLGISEFIPKPYSVRELANHVCRALNASHGNSAS, encoded by the coding sequence ATGAGCGCCACCTTTACCTTGTCCCTTTCCAGTGTGAATACGGCTCCCTCTGCCCACCAGTTGTGCCAGGACGCCATGGAGGTCTTGGACTCCGCCGTAATCATCATCAACTCCAGCGGCCGAATCCTGCGTGCCAATCGCACCTGGCACCTGTTGCTTAATAAATTGGGCTGGACTCCCCAAGTGAATGGCGACACGGAGGATTACTTTGCGTATTTGCGCAAAGCGACCGGCCCAGCGGCAAGCCTGTGGCAGCGGCAAATCGCCGCCGTTTTCGACAATCCCATTACGGAAGGACGCATTGAATTGCACTGGCAGGGCGTAAGCACTGCCTGCTGGCTGTGGATGAGCGCCCGCGGCTTTTCCAGCGAAGGCCAGGTTTACGTGGTCATCAGCCATCTGGATGTCACTGCGCGCAAAACGGCCGAGGAAAGCCACCGCAATTTTGTCGCGCTTTATCACAGCCTGGTGGATCACCTGCCCGTGCACCTGTACCGCAAAGATGTGCAGGGGCGGTTCACCTTCGCCAACCAGCGTTTCTGCCACGACCTGGGGCGTTCCTTGGAGGAAGTTGTGGGGAAAACGGATGCCGACCTTTTCCCTCCCGCGGAAGCCGGCCGCAAGACCGCCGAAGACCGCGTGGTAATGACTCGCCAGACCACCATCGAAGCAACCGAAGAAACCACCTGCGCCGATGGACAGCGCCGGGTTTTTCACTGCATTAAAACGCCGGTTTGTGATGCCCACGGCGAGGTGATTGGCATTCAAGGTTTGCAATGGGATGTGACCGACCAAAAGCGCGCCGAAGAGCGTATTCGCGCCCAGGCTGAGTTGCTGGACCTCGCGCAGGAGGCTATTCTGGTGCGTGATTTGCAGGGACGCATCCAATTTTGGAATAAAGGCGCCGAGCGCATTTACGGATGGAACGCCCAGGAAGCCGTAGGCCGCTCTGCCAGTGAATTGTTTGCTTCACATTCCGATGAATTTCACCAGCGCCTGGAAGAACTTTGGCGCCATGGCCAATGGCAGGGGGAATTGCGACACCTGACCAAAGACCGGCGGGAGGTCATCGTGGCCAGCCGCTGGTCTCTGGTGCGCGATGCCGCCGGCCAGCCCAAGGCCATTCTGGTGATTGATGCAGACATTACCGACAAAAAACAGCTTGAAGCGCAATTCCTGCGAGCGCAACGGCTGGATGGCGTAGGGCAACTGGCCAGTGGCATCGCCCACGACTTGAATAACATTCTTTCCCCCATCCTCATGGGCACCAGCATATTGAAAGATACCGTGCCCGAGGGAGAAAGCCGCAGCCTGCTGGAAATCATGGAGGCCAGCGCCCGGCGGGGCGCCGGCATTGTCAACCAAATCCTGACTTTCACCCGCGGCATCCAAGGGGAAAAGCTCGCCGTGCAAACGCGCCACTTGTTCAAAGAAGTGGAAAATATTCTGCGGGAAACCTTTCCCAAGACCATCGTCACCCGCGTGAACACTCCGCGCGATTTGCATCTGGTGAATGGCAATCCGACCCAGTTGCATCAAGTGCTGATCAACCTGTGCGTCAACGCCCGCGATGCCATGCCGCACGGAGGACAGCTTTCGCTCTCCGCGGCCAATGTGGATTTGACCCGGGAACAGGCTGCGTCGCATCCAGAAGCCCGGGCAGGCCATTACGTCCGCTGGACCGTGGAAGACACCGGCACGGGAATTCCCCCGGAAATTATCGGCCATATATTTGATCCATTTTTTACCACCAAGGAGCCGGGCAAAGGCACAGGGTTGGGGCTTTCCACCGTCCTGGGCATCGTGCGCAACCATCAAGGTTTCATCCACGTGCACAGCGAAGTTGGCAAAGGCTCGCGCTTTGATGTTTACCTCCCGGCAGCCCAGCAGTCAGATGCCCCCCTGCCTGTGCCCCCGCCTCTGCCCCCCCCGGGCAAGGGGGAGCTGGTTGTCTTCGTGGATGATGAGGCTAATGTGCGCGAGCTGGCCTCCACCTTTCTGACGCGCCTGGGGTACCGCGTCTTGACCGCGCAAGATGGAACCGAGGCGCTGGACCTCTTTCGTGAACTTCAGTCTCCAGTGCACCTGGTCATTACGGATTTGATCATGCCGAAAATGGACGGGCTGGCGTTGGTTCAGGCCCTGAAATCCATGCACCCCACCCTGCCCATCCTGGTGTGCACCGGCTATGGCGAGGAAAAACTTACCCGTGAACTGTGCGGTTTGGGCATCTCCGAGTTTATTCCCAAACCATATTCTGTACGCGAGTTGGCCAACCACGTTTGCCGCGCCCTGAATGCCTCACATGGCAATTCTGCCTCCTGA
- the tyrS gene encoding tyrosine--tRNA ligase — protein sequence MNILDDLQWRGLMADCTDLAGLAERTAQGPITLYCGFDPTADSLHVGNLVPLLALRRFQLAGHHPIALAGGATGCIGDPSGKTQERQLLSRETIAHNIACIKEQLKRLLDFNCATNPAKLVDNADWMAPITYLDFLRDVGKHFSVNAMIAKESVRARMEDRDTGISYTEFSYMLLQAYDFYHLRKELQCELQIGGSDQWGNITAGIDLARKKLGVTLYGLTLPLITNADGSKFGKSLSGAVYLDPQKTSVYRFYQFWIRTDDRDVIRYLKYFTFLKREEIEALEQKHQANPGAREAHRALAWAMTEMVHGSTAAREAVRASEVLFGGDLEGISAATFQEILGEAPTRLAQPSVLGGTGWPLVEAVVAAGLSPSKGQARKDIESGGIYVNNVRVAEVQRTLTSSDLLFGQYLLLRKGKKNYVIVSFQTA from the coding sequence ATGAATATTCTGGATGATTTGCAGTGGCGCGGATTAATGGCGGACTGCACGGACCTGGCGGGACTTGCCGAGCGCACCGCGCAAGGCCCCATAACGCTGTACTGCGGTTTCGATCCCACCGCCGACAGCCTGCACGTGGGCAACCTGGTGCCGCTTCTGGCCTTGCGGCGTTTCCAATTGGCCGGCCATCATCCCATTGCCCTGGCGGGCGGTGCTACGGGTTGCATTGGCGACCCCAGCGGCAAGACCCAGGAGCGCCAATTGCTGTCCCGCGAAACCATCGCCCACAACATTGCCTGCATCAAAGAACAGCTCAAGCGGCTCCTCGATTTTAACTGTGCCACCAACCCCGCAAAGCTGGTGGACAACGCCGACTGGATGGCTCCCATCACCTATCTGGATTTTCTCCGGGACGTCGGCAAGCATTTCTCGGTCAACGCCATGATCGCCAAGGAAAGTGTGCGGGCACGCATGGAAGACCGGGATACGGGCATTAGTTACACCGAGTTCAGCTACATGCTGCTCCAAGCTTATGATTTCTATCATCTGCGCAAAGAACTCCAGTGCGAATTGCAAATTGGCGGCTCTGATCAGTGGGGTAATATCACCGCCGGCATTGATTTAGCCCGGAAAAAACTCGGCGTCACCCTTTACGGCCTCACGCTTCCCCTCATTACCAATGCGGACGGCTCCAAATTCGGCAAGTCCTTGAGCGGAGCAGTTTATTTGGACCCGCAAAAAACCAGTGTCTATCGCTTTTATCAGTTCTGGATTCGCACTGACGACCGGGACGTCATCCGCTACCTCAAGTACTTCACCTTCCTCAAGCGCGAGGAGATTGAAGCGCTTGAGCAGAAGCACCAGGCCAATCCCGGCGCGCGGGAAGCTCATCGAGCGCTCGCCTGGGCCATGACCGAGATGGTGCATGGCTCCACGGCCGCACGTGAAGCCGTGCGCGCCAGTGAGGTGCTCTTCGGAGGGGACCTTGAGGGCATTTCCGCAGCCACCTTTCAGGAAATTCTTGGTGAAGCTCCCACCCGGCTGGCACAGCCAAGCGTCCTGGGGGGCACGGGCTGGCCGCTGGTGGAAGCCGTGGTTGCCGCTGGTCTGAGTCCCTCCAAAGGTCAGGCCCGCAAAGACATCGAGAGCGGCGGCATTTATGTCAACAACGTGCGGGTGGCCGAAGTGCAGCGCACCCTGACCTCGTCTGATTTACTTTTTGGCCAATATTTGCTGCTGCGCAAAGGCAAGAAAAATTACGTCATCGTTTCCTTCCAGACTGCGTGA
- a CDS encoding HAD family hydrolase has protein sequence MNPLPPTRPGPAPHIELREGFVARPELWHVLFDFDGTLSLIREGWPEVMLPMFMELLPKRPEESEAALRQMLLDDIMRLNGKQTIYQMIQFAERVRERGGQPQEPLWYKHEYLRRLEQRIHHRIEGLVSGRFQPDDWLVHGARPFLERLRARGLKLYLASGTDEPFVWREARLLRIDQYFEGRIYGALDNYQNFSKKMVIDRILTENRIPGRHLLAFGDGYVEIQNTHEVGGLAVAVASDEAHNGSGRVDEWKRQRLLGVGADIVIPDYREPDLLLEILFGKG, from the coding sequence GTGAATCCACTGCCTCCCACACGGCCCGGCCCGGCCCCGCATATTGAATTGCGGGAAGGCTTCGTTGCGCGGCCTGAGCTTTGGCATGTGCTTTTCGATTTCGATGGCACGTTATCCCTCATCCGCGAAGGCTGGCCTGAGGTCATGTTGCCGATGTTCATGGAATTGCTCCCCAAAAGGCCCGAAGAATCCGAAGCGGCGCTCCGCCAAATGCTGCTGGATGACATCATGCGACTTAACGGCAAACAAACCATCTACCAGATGATTCAGTTCGCCGAACGGGTGCGCGAACGCGGCGGCCAACCGCAGGAGCCGCTCTGGTACAAACACGAATACCTGCGCCGCCTGGAACAACGTATTCACCACCGCATCGAAGGCCTGGTTTCTGGCCGTTTTCAACCGGATGACTGGCTCGTCCATGGAGCGCGCCCATTCCTGGAGCGTTTGCGGGCGCGCGGGCTGAAACTTTATCTCGCCAGCGGCACTGACGAACCTTTCGTCTGGCGCGAGGCGCGGCTCCTTCGCATTGACCAATACTTTGAAGGGCGGATCTATGGAGCGCTGGATAATTACCAGAACTTTTCCAAAAAAATGGTCATTGACCGAATCTTAACGGAAAACCGTATTCCCGGCCGCCACCTGCTCGCCTTCGGAGATGGTTACGTGGAAATTCAAAACACCCACGAAGTGGGCGGTCTGGCGGTGGCGGTAGCCAGCGATGAAGCACACAATGGCTCCGGCCGGGTGGACGAGTGGAAGCGGCAACGACTGTTGGGAGTGGGAGCGGATATCGTCATCCCGGATTATCGGGAGCCTGATTTGTTGCTGGAAATCTTATTTGGCAAAGGTTAA